Within Desulfovibrio legallii, the genomic segment GCGCCGCTTTGCCCGTCGCCGAAAATCAGGGTAGAGATGTCGAGCGCATCCAGGTCGGCCATGAAATGACGGCTGTCGGCCAGGCTGTCCTGAAAATGATCGACCTCGCTCCAGGCGTCGTCCCCCACCGTAACGGTGATGGTGCCCTGGGCGATGGCGTCGCCGGTCAGGCGGATGCGCTGAAATGGCAGCCCCGTCGACGTGAAGGTCTCGGTGCGGCGCACGCCTTGACGGGCCGGGATGTCTAAAGAGAGCACGCCTCGCGGGATCAGGCCGTCCTCGACCGTCTCGAAATCCGCCTCGCCGTCATTCAGCAAGGCGCGGCAGGCCGTTCCCGCCGGAATGGTCAGGTCCTTGCCAAGCGGGGCGGAGAGCCGGAAACGCAGCGTGGTGGTGGAGGCCACCGGTGAATCCAGCCGGTAGCCGATGAGCTTGCAGAGGTTGATGACGTTCTGCCGCTGGCGGGCCGTGGGCAGGAAAGCCTCCGCCGCCTGGGCGTCCAGGTAGTAGGCCAGCATGTCGCCCACGCCGCAGAACAGATCGAGCAGGACGACGCCGAGATCGGAGTGGTTGAAATCGGTCCAGCGGTCAGTAAGCTGCGGGATCTTCGCCAGCAGCTCCTGGCGGATCGATTCGTAATCCTTGTTGATGTATCCGATGCTTGCGCGGCCCATGGTCTCTCCGGTTTTCGGCGGTTATGCGAGAGCGCCTGATGCTCTCGCCACGCCGGTTACTTACCGGAAGGGGCCTGGATGTGTCGGAGGCGGGATGCCTCAGAGCGGGCCGCGCAGTTGCCAGACCGGGTTGGGCTGCCCGGAGGTGTTGTTGAGGTAGTGGGATTCCTTCTTGCCCTCGAAATAGAACAGACCGATGCGGCCAGGCTCCGACGTGGTGATCCGGTGAGCGGTACCAGCGGCGTTATCTTCCGCCTGACTCTGGGTGTCGAAGCCCAGACCGCTTGCGGCCAGATAGAGGGCGTGCTCGGCCTGGGGCGTTTCCGTTTCGGGTGCTCCCTTGAAGACCAGATAATGGCCGTGGTTGTCACCCGGATCGCTGACGATCCACTTGCCGTTGCGGTCCTGAAAAGCTCCCTCGATGTAGGCGATCTCGTATTCCCCGGCTGGCCAGATGAAGGAATCGTCCGGATCGGGGCTCATCTCGGCTGCGTCGAACCAGAGCAGATTGAACAGTGAGCGCACATCCGGCGATAGGCGCACGCTGCGCACCGGCGGCGGTTCCGGCTCGGGTTCCGGCTGGGGATAGCTGGGCGCGGGATTGTTCGGGTCTTCTCTGTAGAAGGGATAGACCAGGTTGCCGTCCACCTGGCTCTGGATCACCCGGTAGGCGATATGCACCAGCAGCAGGTTGCCGTCGATGTTCAGCGGTCGGTCGTCGAAGCGCACCTCTGTGATAATCACCCGCTTTTCCCAGCGCTTGATGGCGTCGATCACGTAATGACGCAGCAAGCCCTTGAGCACCTCGTCGTTCTGTTCGAACACCAGATCCTTCAGCCTGGAGCCGAACTCCGGATTCATGAACCGTTCGCCGATCCGGGTGCCGAGGATCTGCAGGATGCTTTCGCGGATGTGCTCGTGCTCCCGCGAGGTGGCGGTCGATACCTGGGTGCCGCCGGATACCGACTGAAACCGGAACGGGTAGCGCAATCCCTTGCCGAGAAAGTCATAGCTCATCAGGTACGCTCCTCGCAGTCGATGCCGCACTGTCCCGAGCAGCCATTTTCCGAAGTGGCGTCGTCGACGGCTTCTCCCTGGAACCGGATCACCAGATCCAGGCCGCTCTTGAGCCCCAGGTGAATGGTTCCGTTCGCCTCGATCAGCCCGCCGTGGCCGGACTGGCCGCACTGGAATCCCTTGGCTCCCCCGGAAAGCAGACGGACGGCGATGGTTTCGCCGATGCCCTCGATGCGGCCGATGCCGATGATGTCGATTGGTCCGGCCGGGTTGATCAGGGTGATGAACCGCTCCCGGTGATCGACGTCGAGACGGATGCCCTCGGGTAGATCCACCGCGAAGCGTTCCGCGCCCATGGCGGTCGGATCGATCCCGGCGGGCAGTCCGCTGATACCGGCTGCCTCCCGGGTCGCGCTCAGATAGGACTCGACCAGGGTGTAAAGGCGTCCCGGGGCGACCTCGACAGCCGTGCCGGGTCCGGGGGTGACGACCTGCTGCTCCCCGGCGTCGATGACGCAGATTCGCTGATCGTCAGTGGTCCGCAGGATCATGCCGTCGGGCAAGGTGAAGAGCCGGTTGCCGTCCGGCAGATCCCGGGGTTCGGTGCCCGCAGGCAGTTCGACGAAGGGATAGAAATCGGGCTCCGGCTCGACCTGTACCTGATCCAGATACTCCTGCGTCCTGGCCTGCTGGGCTTCCAGATAGGCCTGGGCCTGGCCGCGCATCGCCTCCGAGGCGGCGTGACCGGCCTCCAGCAGTGTGCGGATGCCGGAAAGCTCCTCACGAATGCCAGACAGGTGATCGCAGAGCGCCCGTAAAACATACTGCTGCTCGCCGGAATCGGTCTGTTCGATGGTGGCCTGCAAGTCGGAGGGTTCTTCGGAAATCATGGATAACCTCCATTACATGCCGACATTGGCGGGTTGGGATTGATAGCTCATGGCGCTGACCGGCGTCACCGTTCCGGTCGCGCCGTCGATTTCGAACACGGTCCAGACCGTGCCGGGGGCGTTGGGAACGTTGAAGGTCTGCTCACGGCCATCGCTCAAGAACACTTTCACCGATGCTCCGGACTGCGCCAGGCCGGAGCTCGGATTGGCGTTGCGGTTGGTGTAGTCGTGGACCGCGTAGCGGTAGATGCCGGGGATGAGCCGATGGATGGTGATGGTCTCCGGCCCGTAGGAACTGGTGTCGTCCACGTCCAATTCCGCCGCCTCGTTTTCGATGGTGTGGGAATAGAACACATGGAACCTGCCGCCGGATGGCGTCGGTCCGGTGAGATGGGAATCGAGGTCCCGGGGATTCAGGCCCCACTGCAACACGATGCGGGCGACCTGGCCGTCGAGCTCGGGCGAGAGAACGATCTGGATGTCGCCGGAGGTGTTGGGGTCGGCATTCACCCAGCCATGCCAGGCGATGTATCCCGGCGCGGTGACCTCCACGTAATAGAACCCCTCGGGTACGGACAGCTCGAACCCGCCATAGGCGTTGGCGAAGGTCTGGTACGCCGCCGGGCCGGTTTCCGAGCGGCGGAATTCGATCAGCGCGTTGCCGACGCCGCTGGTGTTGAGGGCGTTGACCACCATGCCGCTGAGGAGGACCGTGGCTCCGCTGGCAAAGTCCGGGTGGTCGGCGAACCAGGACGGATCACGGACCTCCACCAGTACATGTCGGAGGCTGTCCCGGGCCGAGGATCGCCAGACCATGAGCACGGCGTTGCCGATGGTCCAGCCGCAGCGAATGACACCGTCCGGCCCGATCTCCGCGACCTCCGGATTGCTGGTGGCAAAGACCGGAGCGTCCACGTCGCCGCGCAGTGAGAGCGGAATCCGTTGCTCGAACTCGCCGGAGGAGAGGCGGATGGAGCGAGGCTGAACCTCCCAGTGGCTAAAGGTTGACGGGGTATCCGTCATGAAGGAACCTCCACCGGTGCGGAGACGCCGCCGCCATAGACCTCGACCTGAACGTGCCGCAGGCTGAGCCGCTCGGGCGAATCCCAGACCAGAATCATGGCCGCTCCGGGAACGAAGCCGCATTCGACATTGCCGTCTTCATCGACACTGGCCACGTCGGGATTGGACGATTCGAACACCGGCGCTTCGGGCAGACCCCGGATCGAGAGCGGAATGCGCTGAACGAATGGGGATCGCGAGACCCGGATCAACTTCGGGAAGACATCCCAGTAGTGCGGTTCCTGCGGTTGTTCGAGATTGTTCATGGCATCCCCCTCAGTTGTCGATGGTGTCGGGACTGCCGGTAACGATGATGGCTCCGCAGGCGGTGATGTCGCCGATGCGGGCGTTGGGCAATCCTTCGGTGATGGTGTCGAAGCTGCCGGTCACGATGGGCGTCACGCCATGCCCCGGGATGGGACAGACGTGCAGGTCCCCCATACGGGCCACGGGCATGCCGTTGTCCAGCGTCCGACTGGCCCCGGTGATGATGACGCCGCCGTGACTGCTGATGTCACCGAGTCGCGCCTGGGAGCTCATGGATTCACCTTCAGCAACAGATGGATCAGAAAGCCGATGAGTCCGCCGATGGTGCTGCCGATGGTCAACACCAGGCCGACGATCTTCCACATGGTCTCGGTCCCCATCTTGGAGCCGACCCGGGCATGCAGCCGGTCGATCTCCTCGGCGTGCCGGTGCAGATCGGAATAGATCGAGCGGACCAGTACCTCGACGTTTTCCTTGTCCGATTTCTTCTCGATTTCACGTTCGATCTTCTCGAGTCGGTCCTGGATTTCCCGGCGGTGACTTTCGAGGATGCTGCGGAATTCCTCCCGCCAATGATCGAAGGTCCGGGCCAGCAATTCCTCGCTGGCCGAGAGTCCGGAGGGCGTTGTTGTTCTTTCTCCCATGCGATGCTTCCTTCAGGTGTTGATCAAGACAGTGTTCGTCGAGCGAATGATGATGTTTCCGGCCACCCCATCCATGAACACGAGGCTGCCGGACTTGTCGGTGGCGCTGATGCTCTCCTGGCCGGGCGCTGCGTTCATGCGCACCACCTGACCGGCCTTGTCGGTGAGCCGGATCTGTTCGGCGGCGGCGGTGGAATCGACGAGGATTTCCTGGGTGCCGTTGAGCCCCCAGATGTGAACTTTCTCCCGACCCTTGGTGGTATCGATGAGGATCTTCTGCCAGCGGGAGCGGCCCTTGTCGCACGAGAGGATGTGGACCTTCTCCTTGTCCTGCCAGGCTTCGAGGATCACCTGCTGGCGGCAGAGGTCGGTGAGCTGGATGCGGGCGCGGGAGCCGACGATCTGCGAAGCGATGTCGAGCTGGTCGCCTTTCTCGGCGTCCTTCGTGCCTCGGCGCAGGGCGTTGCCGCTCTGCATCTCCGGCTTCACCTTCCCTTCCATGGTGAGGATCTGCCCGGCGCGGTCGATGATCCGCAGCAGCTCGTCGCCGTCGCGATCATCGGCAAGAATGGTGTGGCCGGTTTCGGTCTTGAGCAGGACCTTCAGGCGCGGGCAGTAATACGGCGGATGGCCGTGGTACTTCTTGTGTTCGAGATCGTCGTGCCGGTTGGCCTGATGCTCAACCTTGTCCTCACAGTCATGACAGAAGGCATTCGCGCAGGTGCGCTTCGATTCCTCGGGCTGCTCACCGGGATTGCTCTTGGCCAGCCAGACCCCGGTCCAGATCGGATACTGGACGACGCCGCCCTCGAACTCGGCCCAGACCGAGGCCCCTTCTTCTGGGACCAGGAACATGCCGGTGTCGTCGTTGCCGCCGTAGGGGAAACAGGGCGCGGCCCATTCGGACCAGTTCTCCCGCCCGCTGCCGAGCACGGCGGGGATTTCCAGACGGACCCGACCGAGGCGTTCGGGGT encodes:
- a CDS encoding phage baseplate assembly protein V: MLETRDRQSEERYRNRWYGKYRAFVRDNNDPERLGRVRLEIPAVLGSGRENWSEWAAPCFPYGGNDDTGMFLVPEEGASVWAEFEGGVVQYPIWTGVWLAKSNPGEQPEESKRTCANAFCHDCEDKVEHQANRHDDLEHKKYHGHPPYYCPRLKVLLKTETGHTILADDRDGDELLRIIDRAGQILTMEGKVKPEMQSGNALRRGTKDAEKGDQLDIASQIVGSRARIQLTDLCRQQVILEAWQDKEKVHILSCDKGRSRWQKILIDTTKGREKVHIWGLNGTQEILVDSTAAAEQIRLTDKAGQVVRMNAAPGQESISATDKSGSLVFMDGVAGNIIIRSTNTVLINT
- a CDS encoding GPW/gp25 family protein: MSYDFLGKGLRYPFRFQSVSGGTQVSTATSREHEHIRESILQILGTRIGERFMNPEFGSRLKDLVFEQNDEVLKGLLRHYVIDAIKRWEKRVIITEVRFDDRPLNIDGNLLLVHIAYRVIQSQVDGNLVYPFYREDPNNPAPSYPQPEPEPEPPPVRSVRLSPDVRSLFNLLWFDAAEMSPDPDDSFIWPAGEYEIAYIEGAFQDRNGKWIVSDPGDNHGHYLVFKGAPETETPQAEHALYLAASGLGFDTQSQAEDNAAGTAHRITTSEPGRIGLFYFEGKKESHYLNNTSGQPNPVWQLRGPL
- a CDS encoding PAAR domain-containing protein; amino-acid sequence: MSSQARLGDISSHGGVIITGASRTLDNGMPVARMGDLHVCPIPGHGVTPIVTGSFDTITEGLPNARIGDITACGAIIVTGSPDTIDN